A part of Capsicum annuum cultivar UCD-10X-F1 chromosome 6, UCD10Xv1.1, whole genome shotgun sequence genomic DNA contains:
- the LOC107876020 gene encoding LOW QUALITY PROTEIN: 60S ribosomal protein L7-1 (The sequence of the model RefSeq protein was modified relative to this genomic sequence to represent the inferred CDS: inserted 2 bases in 1 codon), which produces MGDEVPVPQPLHYMPEVILKKRKSNEAWPIRRKLPLEHKVRKLISESFVIKKPQQFICEYRDKEMDLVQMKQRGKRRTKGAMTXSDSKLIFVICIGGKSDMHPRKWKFLYSLRLRKIFSGGFVKGNERTMEILQKIPQSEEREGSDLQEKF; this is translated from the exons ATGGGGGATGAGGTACCAGTGCCACAGCCACTGCATTATATGCCAGAAGTGATTCTAAAGAAGAGGAAGAGCAATGAAGCATGGCCAATTAGAAGGAAACTTCCGCTGGAACACAAAGTCAGAAAGCTCATATCTGAGAGTTTTGTTATCAAGAAGCCCCAGCAGTTTATTTGCGAGTATAGAGATAAG GAAATGGACCTTGTCCAAATGAAACAAAGGGGAAAAAGAAGAACCAAGGGAGCAATGAC GTCAGATTCCAAACTTATATTCGTAATATGCATCGGAGG GAAAAGTGATATGCATCCAAGAAAATGGAAGTTTTTATACTCTTTGCGGTTGCGAAAGATCTTCAGTGGGGGCTTTGTAAAAGGAAATGAAAGAACAATGGAGATTCTGCAAAAG ATACCCCAATCTGAAGAGCGTGAAGGATCTGATCTACAAGAAAAGTTCTG A
- the LOC107876019 gene encoding probable CCR4-associated factor 1 homolog 6, which yields MSLLPKSDSIHIREVWNDNLEEEFDLIREIVDDYPYIAMDTEFPGVVLRPVGNFKNSNDFHYQTLKDNVDLLKLIQLGLTFSDENGNLPKCGTDKYCIWQFNFCDFNPNEDVYANDSIELLRQSGIDFKKNIENGIDAKRFGEILMSSGIVLNDNVYWVTFHSGYDFGYLLKILTCQNLPDTQTGFFNLINMYFPVLYDVKHLMKFCNSLHGGLNKLAELLEVERVGVCHQAGSDSLLTACTFRKLKENFFIGSMEKYAGVLYGLGVVENGQSVH from the coding sequence ATGTCGCTTTTGCCCAAAAGCGATTCGATTCACATCCGAGAAGTTTGGAATGACAATCTGGAAGAAGAGTTCGATTTGATCCGAGAAATTGTTGATGATTATCCGTATATAGCTATGGATACGGAGTTTCCAGGTGTTGTTCTCCGACCTGTCGGGAATTTTAAGAATAGTAATGATTTTCATTACCAAACATTGAAGGATAATGTGGATTTGTTGAAGTTGATTCAGTTGGGGTTAACGTTTTCTGATGAAAATGGGAATTTGCCAAAGTGTGGAACTGATAAATACTGTATTTGGCAGTTTAATTTCTGTGATTTCAATCCGAATGAGGATGTTTATGCTAATGATTCGATTGAGTTGTTGAGACAGAGTGGTATTGATTTCAAGAAGAATATAGAAAATGGGATTGATGCTAAGAGGTTTGGTGAGATTTTGATGTCTTCAGGgattgtgttgaatgataatgTGTATTGGGTAACCTTTCATAGCGGGTATGATTTCGGGTATTTGTTGAAGATCTTGACATGTCAGAACTTGCCTGATACTCAGACGGGTTTTTTCAATCTGATCAACATGTATTTTCCTGTCCTTTACGATGTTAAGCATTTGATGAAGTTTTGCAATAGCCTTCATGGTGGATTGAACAAGCTTGCAGAGCTGTTGGAGGTTGAGAGAGTTGGTGTTTGCCATCAGGCCGGTTCGGATAGCTTGCTTACGGCTTGTACTTTTAGGAAGTTGAAAGAGAACTTCTTTATTGGCTCAATGGAGAAGTATGCTGGTGTTTTGTATGGTCTAGGTGTTGTTGAGAATGGACAGAGTGTCCATTga